The Ignavibacteria bacterium genome has a segment encoding these proteins:
- a CDS encoding M6 family metalloprotease domain-containing protein, with the protein MKRVTIVLLIIFFVSESYPISPGKDGIKIPKHVNEFHSMVQKEYLEGYWAKRIREREEIRNQVHKDILPKSALVRDTVNALTLLGRYSDSSPRYSREQFQQQLFDGPNPTGTVTQYYKEVSYDQMHFSGFCTNWYQAPGTMMSYVGSNNGLSSSGGPKFVLDLIKAADPTFDFSKYITYYDNNGNPRISFVAAVHTGAGAEAGATNIWSHRWNFRMLTGGQPYETNDVDPKSGRRVLIDGDYAIQPELAGRDNSIGELIEIGVFTHEFGHIFGLPDLYDTDNTSEGLGNWCLMAGGSWGGNGGSPHTPVHMSAWCKQKMGWVSAIDISSFQKSKIIKNAEEHAELYRIWRTGTISNEYFLVENRQKIGFDRFLYTGGVLVFHVDDAIGTNRDENHYKVGLMQADGRRDLNFNRNRGDDGDPFPGSTKNTRFDLSTNPNSNDYSDSTTLVSVRDIRHSGKDMIVDFDIGSMPYVMIKDFSLTENTTVKNGRLEQNEIGNVNFTLRNVESINSTNTKFKVWTDDPNLEFLFNEVNTDVTGKTEKPYSMHSAIKVKPNFVSRAVYIKAEVDGGGSKFSDSFKVVIGIPKIMLISKGDKPSLADYYQSSLSNASKTFEFIDSEPGTFYYGRDIILYLTGKNKENLFSNAELDSLDLFLNRGGKLFLSGQNIAEFLNANAPSFLQNTLGINYLKNASLFANKVYGITSDLFGKNISTLRINGTEGAANETSMDIIESRGSFNKSVAFKTDGQDVTGGWNTFPNGGKLFFLGFGFESINNDESTIKRDRLMQNILSWFDPTTGIENFDELDNLSFQLKQNYPNPFNPATNINYQISSPSFVTLKIFDVIGKEVATLVNETKKPGSYNHQFSIFDYQLPSGIYFYQLRAGNFVETKKMVLVK; encoded by the coding sequence ATGAAAAGAGTTACAATCGTTTTACTTATCATTTTTTTTGTATCTGAGAGTTATCCAATTTCTCCAGGTAAAGATGGCATCAAAATCCCCAAACATGTTAATGAATTTCATTCTATGGTTCAAAAAGAATATTTGGAGGGATACTGGGCAAAACGAATTCGTGAACGTGAAGAAATTAGGAATCAAGTACACAAAGATATTTTACCTAAATCCGCTTTGGTTAGAGATACAGTAAATGCTCTGACATTATTAGGAAGATACTCAGACAGCTCACCACGTTACAGCAGAGAACAATTTCAACAGCAGCTTTTTGACGGACCAAATCCAACTGGAACTGTAACTCAGTATTATAAAGAAGTCTCTTATGATCAAATGCACTTTTCGGGATTCTGTACGAATTGGTATCAAGCTCCTGGAACGATGATGTCGTATGTAGGATCAAATAATGGACTCTCGTCTTCTGGCGGACCAAAATTCGTTTTGGATCTTATCAAAGCAGCGGATCCGACTTTCGATTTTTCGAAATACATAACATACTACGATAATAATGGAAATCCGCGAATCAGTTTCGTAGCTGCAGTTCATACAGGTGCGGGTGCTGAAGCTGGTGCAACAAATATATGGTCTCATCGATGGAACTTCCGAATGCTGACTGGCGGACAGCCCTATGAAACAAATGATGTAGATCCCAAATCCGGTAGGAGAGTATTGATCGATGGTGACTATGCTATTCAGCCGGAGTTAGCGGGAAGAGATAATTCAATCGGTGAGTTGATAGAAATCGGTGTTTTTACACATGAATTTGGACACATTTTCGGTCTGCCCGATTTATATGACACAGACAATACATCTGAAGGATTAGGGAACTGGTGCCTAATGGCTGGTGGTTCGTGGGGTGGGAATGGCGGAAGCCCGCACACACCTGTTCACATGAGCGCATGGTGCAAACAAAAAATGGGTTGGGTTTCTGCAATTGATATATCTTCGTTCCAAAAAAGTAAAATCATAAAAAATGCAGAGGAGCATGCAGAACTTTACAGAATTTGGCGTACTGGTACAATTTCAAACGAATATTTTCTTGTCGAGAATCGGCAGAAGATCGGTTTTGATAGATTCCTATACACAGGAGGAGTATTAGTTTTCCATGTAGATGATGCAATCGGTACAAATAGAGACGAAAATCACTATAAAGTCGGCTTAATGCAAGCCGATGGAAGAAGAGATTTAAATTTTAATAGGAATCGCGGTGACGATGGAGATCCGTTCCCAGGCTCGACAAAAAATACAAGGTTTGATCTGAGTACAAATCCAAACAGTAATGATTATTCAGATTCGACAACCTTAGTTTCAGTAAGAGACATTCGTCACAGTGGAAAGGATATGATAGTCGATTTTGATATTGGTTCAATGCCGTACGTTATGATCAAAGATTTTTCACTCACTGAAAATACAACAGTTAAGAATGGGCGCCTTGAGCAAAATGAAATCGGTAATGTTAATTTTACGTTGCGGAATGTTGAGAGTATAAATTCAACTAATACTAAATTTAAAGTTTGGACTGACGATCCGAACCTCGAATTTTTATTCAATGAGGTAAATACAGACGTAACAGGCAAGACGGAAAAACCCTACTCGATGCATAGTGCAATCAAAGTAAAACCGAATTTTGTGAGCCGTGCAGTTTACATTAAAGCAGAAGTTGATGGGGGGGGAAGTAAATTTTCTGACAGCTTTAAAGTTGTAATTGGAATTCCAAAAATCATGCTCATATCGAAAGGAGATAAACCAAGTCTAGCCGACTATTATCAATCATCGCTTTCAAATGCATCTAAGACATTTGAATTTATTGATAGTGAACCGGGGACCTTCTATTACGGCCGCGATATTATCTTGTATCTTACAGGAAAAAATAAGGAAAATCTTTTCTCAAATGCCGAGCTTGATTCATTAGATTTATTTCTAAATCGCGGAGGAAAACTATTTTTGAGCGGACAAAATATTGCGGAATTCTTGAATGCGAATGCTCCATCATTTCTTCAAAATACATTGGGAATAAATTATTTAAAAAACGCGAGTCTGTTCGCAAATAAAGTTTACGGCATTACTTCAGATTTGTTTGGAAAGAACATCTCGACATTACGAATTAACGGAACAGAGGGAGCAGCCAACGAAACTTCGATGGATATTATTGAGAGCCGTGGAAGTTTTAATAAATCCGTCGCATTTAAAACAGATGGTCAAGATGTAACCGGAGGATGGAATACATTCCCTAACGGCGGAAAATTATTTTTCCTTGGATTTGGATTTGAAAGTATCAATAACGATGAATCTACGATAAAACGTGATAGATTAATGCAAAACATTCTAAGCTGGTTCGATCCAACAACAGGAATCGAAAATTTTGATGAACTTGATAATCTAAGTTTTCAATTAAAACAAAATTATCCGAATCCATTTAATCCAGCAACAAATATCAACTACCAAATTTCAAGTCCTAGTTTTGTAACATTGAAAATATTTGATGTTATTGGAAAAGAAGTCGCAACATTAGTTAATGAAACAAAGAAGCCTGGCAGTTATAATCATCAATTTTCAATTTTCGATTATCAATTACCGAGTGGAATCTATTTCTACCAGCTCAGAGCAGGTAATTTCGTTGAAACGAAAAAAATGGTTTTAGTGAAATAA